A DNA window from Bdellovibrio sp. BCCA contains the following coding sequences:
- a CDS encoding glyoxalase superfamily protein, producing the protein MTKSRIESLKTRAKLLQKSKAKNGEEIQLKEALNKIAQLSGFENWRDLKHTLEVNDVLLNHGGTGPQTLPWFKSYEEACAFRDQTNGILVPYQKDFFVADEDYLKSLGFSEQDPDFLKVGRNWAEPKDPEAWGRLLNRMKA; encoded by the coding sequence ATGACCAAATCAAGAATCGAGTCTTTAAAGACTCGCGCCAAACTGCTTCAGAAATCCAAAGCAAAAAATGGCGAAGAAATCCAACTCAAAGAAGCGCTAAATAAAATTGCCCAACTCAGCGGCTTTGAAAACTGGCGCGACCTCAAACACACATTGGAAGTGAACGACGTCCTCTTGAATCACGGAGGAACGGGACCGCAGACGTTGCCTTGGTTTAAATCCTATGAAGAGGCCTGTGCTTTTCGCGATCAAACCAATGGAATCCTTGTTCCCTACCAAAAAGATTTCTTTGTGGCTGATGAAGACTATTTAAAATCTTTGGGCTTTAGCGAGCAAGATCCTGACTTTTTAAAAGTAGGAAGAAATTGGGCGGAGCCAAAAGACCCTGAGGCTTGGGGGCGACTTCTCAATCGTATGAAAGCTTAG
- a CDS encoding DUF429 domain-containing protein yields MPKSRLSGDGRKTRRSAVKKTTKKSTVSKKTVEESSHAGAVHRFIGISLGGGKTDKACVAVLEYYPKHKKVFLSRLVEKIKSDEVHSADFKIHEVIDQYEGIDTIAFDVPFRLPYCLECTRTCPGIEGCPEPHVRWMWEYTRKLHKKKKPRKLFTPYTQRCVEMYLSTELEEPFILQHAMGANTAPLLARAMFIKRRLNTPCIEVFPKLSVWRVGRSLNVMKSHLRFHKHSIGGDESRREILQALSTHNVAFVYDQDVKLMIENSHAFEAFICALTAFLQFKGQTEPRPEGFPKMEDWVEFPKTSIKWESI; encoded by the coding sequence ATGCCAAAAAGCCGGCTTTCAGGTGATGGACGCAAAACCCGTCGATCCGCTGTAAAGAAAACGACGAAGAAGTCGACTGTTTCAAAAAAAACAGTCGAAGAGTCATCGCATGCCGGAGCTGTTCATAGATTCATTGGAATTTCTTTAGGCGGAGGAAAAACAGATAAAGCCTGTGTCGCCGTTCTTGAATACTATCCCAAACATAAAAAAGTCTTCTTGTCGCGCTTGGTGGAAAAAATCAAGAGCGACGAGGTTCATTCGGCCGACTTTAAAATTCACGAAGTCATTGATCAGTATGAAGGCATTGATACCATCGCGTTTGATGTGCCTTTCCGTTTGCCATATTGCTTAGAGTGCACGCGCACGTGTCCCGGCATCGAAGGATGTCCTGAGCCTCATGTGCGTTGGATGTGGGAGTATACGCGCAAGCTTCATAAAAAGAAAAAGCCCCGCAAACTTTTTACGCCTTACACACAACGCTGTGTAGAGATGTATTTATCGACGGAGCTGGAAGAGCCTTTTATCTTACAGCACGCCATGGGTGCCAACACAGCTCCGCTTTTAGCCCGAGCCATGTTTATCAAGCGCCGTCTCAACACACCTTGTATTGAAGTGTTTCCAAAATTATCAGTGTGGCGTGTCGGTCGATCTTTGAATGTGATGAAAAGCCATTTGCGTTTTCATAAACACTCCATCGGAGGCGATGAAAGCCGTCGCGAAATTTTGCAAGCCTTAAGCACGCACAATGTGGCTTTCGTTTACGATCAAGACGTGAAACTCATGATTGAAAACAGCCACGCTTTTGAAGCATTCATCTGCGCACTCACAGCGTTCTTGCAATTCAAAGGTCAGACGGAACCTCGCCCCGAAGGCTTTCCCAAGATGGAAGATTGGGTGGAATTCCCCAAAACTTCCATCAAGTGGGAAAGCATCTAA
- a CDS encoding GHMP family kinase ATP-binding protein: MQKIVVKSPTRVDLAGGTLDLWPLYLFINGASTVNVAIDIYTTAEITPHDDSTIVLESADLKLKKAYTNLVDALSDTDPKMILLQTQLRYWMPQKGFTLKTSSDSPVGGGLGGSSSLTISLMKAFSQFCGRPFKDVHHMVQVAHNIEAEILNTPTGTQDYYPAASGGLNVLRYGYDGIQQDVLKVSGTPIAEKFMLVYTGKAHHSGLNNFEVMKDSVIKDATTLKALRDLKVIAIETEHAVRSGNWKELGTLFKREFEARVRLAPEFSSPEIYRLAEVSLQNGAEAVKICGAGGGGCVLVWCPPDKREGVASACQKAGFQVMDAKPVDPL; the protein is encoded by the coding sequence ATGCAAAAGATTGTAGTCAAATCACCGACACGCGTGGATCTTGCTGGAGGCACATTGGATTTGTGGCCTCTTTATTTGTTCATCAATGGGGCTTCCACGGTGAATGTGGCGATTGATATTTATACGACGGCGGAAATCACGCCTCACGATGATTCCACGATTGTTTTAGAGTCAGCGGATTTGAAACTTAAAAAAGCCTATACGAATTTGGTCGACGCTTTGTCTGACACAGATCCAAAAATGATTTTATTGCAGACGCAGCTTCGCTATTGGATGCCGCAAAAAGGATTCACTTTGAAAACATCTTCCGACAGTCCTGTCGGTGGCGGTCTTGGGGGCAGCTCCAGTCTCACAATCAGTTTGATGAAAGCCTTCTCGCAGTTCTGTGGGCGTCCGTTTAAAGACGTTCATCACATGGTGCAGGTCGCTCACAATATTGAAGCCGAGATTTTAAATACTCCAACGGGAACCCAAGATTATTACCCGGCTGCTTCGGGTGGTTTGAACGTCCTTCGTTACGGTTATGACGGTATTCAACAAGACGTTCTGAAAGTGTCTGGCACTCCGATCGCTGAAAAATTCATGTTGGTCTATACTGGCAAGGCTCATCACTCGGGGCTTAACAACTTTGAAGTGATGAAAGACTCTGTGATCAAGGACGCGACCACTTTGAAAGCTCTTCGTGACCTCAAGGTGATTGCCATTGAAACAGAGCACGCCGTGCGATCAGGCAACTGGAAAGAACTTGGCACACTTTTTAAACGTGAATTTGAAGCCCGTGTTCGTCTAGCTCCCGAGTTTTCGAGTCCTGAGATTTACAGGCTTGCGGAAGTCTCTTTGCAGAATGGGGCCGAGGCTGTTAAAATTTGTGGAGCTGGAGGCGGTGGGTGTGTTTTGGTCTGGTGTCCTCCTGATAAACGTGAGGGAGTGGCAAGCGCATGCCAAAAAGCCGGCTTTCAGGTGATGGACGCAAAACCCGTCGATCCGCTGTAA
- a CDS encoding DUF3015 family protein, translating into MKLAKLVVVALLVTGVAHAQKKGLLAQASGQGYASAGCGLGSIVMGADGNQVLAATTNGTSGNQTFGISTGTLNCQQDGIFKSGKEVPAFIEVNKVALANDAARGQGETLAGLANLMGCDSKVMGATLKKNYNKIFVETNMQPAAIEANINQVVAVNNVCGA; encoded by the coding sequence GTGAAATTGGCTAAATTGGTAGTAGTAGCATTGTTGGTAACTGGTGTAGCTCACGCTCAAAAGAAAGGTCTTTTGGCACAAGCTTCTGGACAAGGTTATGCATCTGCAGGTTGCGGATTGGGTTCTATCGTTATGGGTGCTGACGGCAACCAAGTTCTTGCAGCGACTACAAACGGTACTTCTGGTAACCAAACTTTCGGTATCTCTACTGGTACTTTGAACTGCCAACAAGATGGCATCTTCAAATCTGGTAAAGAAGTTCCAGCATTCATCGAAGTGAACAAAGTGGCTTTGGCTAACGACGCTGCTCGTGGACAAGGTGAGACTTTGGCTGGTCTTGCTAACTTGATGGGTTGTGACTCTAAAGTTATGGGTGCAACTTTGAAAAAGAACTACAACAAAATCTTTGTTGAAACAAACATGCAACCAGCAGCTATCGAAGCTAACATCAACCAAGTTGTTGCTGTTAACAACGTTTGCGGAGCTTAG